The Caldisericum sp. genome includes a region encoding these proteins:
- the dapF gene encoding diaminopimelate epimerase yields MLSGKHLKFYKFEGTLNDFVVIDGRENSIEHPEELSKILLDRHASIGGDSLLYLEESKIADIKMRVLEKDGSESEMCGNGARCIGLYFSKFFNRNSIKIETKAGIKVVKKVDDNVFSVSMGTMGKIDKFVKGLPTGNSHIIELFGLKLYIVNSSEPHAVIPLKNIKRIPKNKALKIAKNFTLFPFGINVDFIEIVNKSTIKMRTIERGVYEETLACGTGAVASSYVFNKFLNGESVVLVKALGGDLKVKITDDGNYLEGKANFVFKGEIEI; encoded by the coding sequence ATGTTGTCAGGAAAGCATCTTAAATTTTATAAATTTGAAGGAACTCTAAATGATTTTGTAGTAATTGACGGAAGAGAAAACTCCATTGAGCACCCTGAAGAATTGTCAAAAATTCTTTTAGATAGACATGCTTCCATTGGAGGTGATTCTCTTCTATATCTTGAGGAAAGCAAGATTGCTGATATTAAAATGCGCGTATTAGAAAAAGATGGAAGTGAATCTGAAATGTGTGGAAATGGTGCACGTTGTATTGGTCTTTACTTTAGTAAGTTTTTCAATCGCAATAGCATCAAAATCGAAACAAAAGCAGGTATAAAGGTTGTAAAGAAGGTAGATGATAATGTATTTTCTGTTTCGATGGGGACAATGGGTAAGATTGATAAATTTGTCAAAGGTTTACCAACTGGAAATTCTCACATCATTGAACTCTTTGGCTTAAAATTATACATTGTAAATTCATCTGAACCACATGCTGTTATCCCTTTGAAAAACATAAAAAGAATTCCGAAGAACAAAGCATTAAAGATAGCAAAAAATTTTACACTTTTTCCTTTTGGAATTAATGTGGATTTTATCGAAATAGTTAATAAAAGTACCATTAAAATGAGAACCATTGAAAGAGGCGTTTACGAAGAAACCCTTGCTTGCGGAACTGGTGCAGTTGCTTCTTCGTATGTTTTTAATAAATTCTTGAACGGTGAAAGTGTCGTTTTAGTAAAAGCGCTTGGAGGAGACCTAAAAGTAAAAATTACTGATGATGGAAATTACTTAGAAGGCAAGGCAAATTTTGTTTTTAAAGGAGAAATTGAAATATGA
- a CDS encoding alanyl-tRNA editing protein: MINENIYKWETKVKDKFARDGKFFVELEETNFYPDGKGGQLGDRGTIGKANVLFVLEEKNRVLHEVDALDIEESISCEIDKDRRLDISREHTAQHILSQSFIKLYNLETVSFHMGEEYSTIDIEGTNISQENIKEVENFANSIILEDRAVKKYYIDEQELNKIDLRKKTEIAPPIRVVEVENFDKSLCGGTHVDRTGQIGLVKILKTEKTKKDFTRIYFVSGLRALRAFQNKNEIIEEISKILTTGENELIYKIKKILEENKNISNNIRKIEEKFIEEIFNRIRNEKKVALILENISRKAFESLAFKLKNLDINGYIALVSDNSFILALFNNSFSIPYKSYNVNGVTFANLEIAKKDEALKLLNDYFGG; this comes from the coding sequence ATGATAAACGAGAATATTTACAAGTGGGAAACTAAAGTCAAAGATAAATTCGCACGAGATGGAAAATTCTTTGTAGAACTTGAGGAGACCAACTTCTATCCTGATGGAAAAGGAGGTCAACTTGGCGACAGAGGAACAATCGGCAAGGCAAATGTATTATTTGTTTTAGAAGAAAAGAATAGGGTTCTCCATGAAGTTGATGCACTTGATATCGAAGAATCTATATCTTGCGAAATTGACAAAGATAGAAGACTCGATATATCAAGAGAGCATACTGCCCAGCACATTCTTTCGCAATCTTTTATTAAGTTATACAATCTCGAAACCGTAAGTTTTCATATGGGGGAGGAGTATTCAACAATAGACATCGAAGGAACCAACATATCACAAGAAAATATTAAAGAGGTAGAAAATTTTGCTAATAGCATTATATTAGAAGATAGGGCAGTTAAAAAGTATTACATTGATGAACAGGAGTTAAATAAAATTGATTTGAGAAAGAAAACGGAAATTGCTCCCCCAATAAGAGTTGTTGAGGTCGAGAACTTTGATAAGTCTTTGTGTGGAGGCACTCATGTTGATAGAACCGGACAAATCGGTCTTGTAAAAATACTAAAAACAGAAAAAACAAAAAAAGATTTCACAAGAATTTATTTTGTATCAGGCCTCCGTGCTCTCAGGGCATTTCAAAACAAAAATGAAATCATAGAAGAAATTTCTAAAATCCTTACAACGGGTGAAAATGAGCTAATTTACAAGATAAAAAAGATATTAGAAGAAAATAAGAACATATCTAATAATATAAGAAAAATCGAAGAGAAGTTTATTGAAGAAATTTTTAACAGAATAAGAAATGAAAAGAAGGTAGCTCTAATTCTCGAAAATATTTCAAGAAAGGCATTTGAATCTCTTGCTTTCAAATTAAAGAATTTAGATATTAATGGCTATATAGCATTAGTAAGTGATAATAGTTTTATTCTTGCGCTGTTTAATAATTCATTTTCTATCCCGTATAAATCATATAATGTAAATGGGGTGACTTTCGCAAATTTGGAAATAGCAAAG